DNA sequence from the Paenibacillus azoreducens genome:
GCAGAAATGTCCGTCGAAGAGATCGCGTCGGTTTTAAAGATTCCCCCGGGAACCGTGAAAAGCAGACTTTTCCAAGCACGGAAGGCCATGAAAAAGATATTGGAGGTTGAGTCTTTATGAATGATTCGGAAAAGTGGGACTTGCTGCTCAGCAAAGCTTTGGCTCCGGAAGCGGAGCCCGACGAGAAGCTAAACCAAAATATCATTAATGGGTTAAAGGAGAGAGGACGCATGAAGCGCGTATACAGAAAGAGGGTTTCTGCAGGAGTGCTGGTTGTCGTATTCACGCTTGTCATGTCTTTCACGGCATATGCAGCCACGCAGTTGTTTAATTCCAAGCAAGTGGTCGAACACTTGGGAGAGAAGGATTTGGCCCAAGCCTTTGATAGCCGGGACGCTATTGAAATCAACCAAACGATCGATTCGGCAGGCTACAGATTTACTTTGCACGGGATCGTCTCAGGCTCGGGGCTTAAAGGATTTGCCGATACTGCCCAAGGCTTCAATCCGGAGAGAACGTATGCCGTTGTATCCATTGCCAGACAGGACGGCCATCCGATGCCGGATACTAAAGATCCGAAATACGGCGAGGAACCGTTTTTCGTTTCGCCTCTGATTAAGGGAGAGAAACCGTGGCTGGTAAATATCGTTACGATGCATGGCGGTTATAGCGAGTTTGTGTTGGACGGAATAATGTACAGATTAATTGAATGCGACGGAGTGGAAATGTTCGCGGACCGAGGAGCGTATCTGGCGATCAGCAGCGGCAGCAGTTTTTATAGCAACGACGCCTTCGCTTTTAATGAGGGCACAGGTAAAATAAGCCCCAAGGCAGGCTACAAGGGAGCATCCATTGTGTTCGATCTGCCTTTGGACAAAACCAAAGCCGACCATGCCAAGGCAGATGCCTATCTTGAGAAATTATTGAAGGAACTGTCAACGGGAACCGCAACGGCCCCGGCAGCCTCCAATGATGAATCGAATTTGGCGAACGAAATCGAAGAATTGAAGAGGAAAATACCAAACGGCAAGGTCATTCCCGAATCGATCCAAAAAGTGAGCTATGACAATAAAGGAAACATCATCTATGATTACGATGGTTGGCACATCAAGATTTTGGCCAGCGAATTGTTCAAGGAAGGCCAAACGGGATATTCGGATAGCGTTCAATTCAGCGGGGACGGTAAAACCAACAAAGCGCTGCAATTTTTCAGGGACGAAAAAGGCGTTATTACCGGGAAAATAACCATTTTGGATTAGGCTCAAACGAAGCGGCAGCCTGGGACGTGAAAGTCATGTTCCGGACTGCCGCTTTTTTTCTTTTTTACGGATTGAAAAAATAGATGTTGAAATTCCAGTAACGGGAACTTTTATACTTTGATCGAGCAAGCAGCCAGAACAGAATGGAGGGTTTATGAGGTCTTTTGAATTATTGTCTACCATATTTAATATTCTATTGCTCGGCTGGGTCATACTTGCGAGGAACAAGCCGCAGCGGGGGCTGCTCATTGGTTCGGGGGTTTCCATTATACTCGAGCTGGTGCACGGACTTGCCGAAGTTATGCGCTGGCAGATGATTCCGATCTATGCGATGACGCTCGTCCCCATCGTTATGTTTGCTTTAAGGCGCTTTTTTAAACCCAAGGAAGTGAAAAAGAAAGCATCCCGAATACGGGCCATTCTGATTGCGTCGCTGGCTGTGTTTTACTCCGTAATCGCCGTGGCCCTGCCGATTGTGCTTGGAGCCCGGCAGGCTTGATCAATCCGATCTCGTCATAGTACCGGATGGTTTTCGCGTTGGTCCCGGTCATTTTAGAGGTTTCTCCAATGGAATATGTTTTGTCCAAGTCATCACACCCCCTTTACTCTCCATAAAATACTTTGGATTGAAGCACATCCAGTGCCCGTTGAATGTCCTCCAGTTCTTCTGAGGAAGCATCCTTGATCCGTTCCAGAAAGCGTCGGCCGATGCGTTGAAAGGCGCCGTCCATCATGGTCTGCCCTGCTTCGGAGAGTCGGATCAATTGCTTGCGCCGGTCTTCGGCAACGTTAAATTTCTCGCATAGGTTTTTTTCGGTTAACTTCTTGAGCTCACGGCTCGTATTCGGCATGGAAATATGCTTACAGTCGCTAATTTGGCTTAAGGTAACGGGCTGGCTGACAGCGATATACTCCAGAATGCTATATTGAACGGGCGTAATGTCGTCCGGCTTGATATCTTTGGTCAATTCATGCGTCACTTCATGCACGGCCGTTGTAAAAGTCACGAATTTATGAAATAAAGCTTCGTTGTCCATAACAATCACCTCATATTAAAACAATAACAAACTAATTATCAATATACAATTATCATTTGACAACTAAAATGAAGATGTGATACTGTTTTGTTATCAAATGATAAGTAATGGGAGTGAAGCCATGAACGTGTTGACGATTTATACGCATCCTAATCATCGGAGCCTAAGTTATGCTTTTTTGCAGAAGGTCATCCAGGGGAGCCGCGAGAACGCGCATATCACGGATGTTCAGGTGCTTGATTTATATGAAGAGGGGTTCGATCCGGTCTTGGTTTTTAACGAGAACAAGCGGAGAAGGGATATGCACATCGATCCCAAGCTAGAGAAGTACCGTGAGCAGATCCGCTGGGCGGACAAAATCGTATTCGTGTATCCGATTTGGTGGGGGCGTCCTCCCGCGATGCTTTTGGGGTATATCGACCAGATGTTTGCATCGAATTTCGCCTATCGGGACAATGGTGGGCTCTTCCCGGAGGGGCTGCTGAAAGGTAAATCCGCGGTGTGTATATCCACCATGAAAGGGCCTGCCCTCTATCCTTTATATTGGCTGGGTAATGCGCATAAAATTCTCATGAGAAAAGCGCTGCTTAAATACGTGGGCATCCGAAAAGTGAAGTTTTTCGAATTTGGGAGCATGGAGAGCACGAAGGGCAGACATGAGAAGAAATTGAATCGGGTGTATCACTATTTTAAAGCGATAGCCCGATAACCAGTATCGAACAGAACAAAGCAATGCTCATCATGGGCATTGCTTATTTTGTCATTCACTGAAATCCCTCGGCTTCTCTTGTTGATTTACATCTGTCTTACTTTCCTCTCTATTCCTTGAAGCAATAATTCATTTCCTTTAGCAAATAAGCGGTATTTGGCCTGTATTTTTTATAATCTCTGTAACAGGAGAATTACTGGGGGTATATTTACTATTTCCCATTAACTGCATATAAAGGATGCATCCTCTTCGTTCAAGCGAACCTAACAGTTCGGAAGACTTCAGGTTGTGGTTCCACCGCAAGTTTCTTTGGAATGATAGCAATTTTGTGAATGGCAAAATACTTGTCCAAGCTTAATGATATACTATTCGAATGAATAAAATAAACGCCAGCGTGCGAGACCAACAAAGAAAGGATCGGATGCCCTTCATGACAAACCGCAAATGGTCGCTCG
Encoded proteins:
- a CDS encoding MarR family winged helix-turn-helix transcriptional regulator — encoded protein: MDNEALFHKFVTFTTAVHEVTHELTKDIKPDDITPVQYSILEYIAVSQPVTLSQISDCKHISMPNTSRELKKLTEKNLCEKFNVAEDRRKQLIRLSEAGQTMMDGAFQRIGRRFLERIKDASSEELEDIQRALDVLQSKVFYGE
- a CDS encoding NAD(P)H-dependent oxidoreductase; amino-acid sequence: MNVLTIYTHPNHRSLSYAFLQKVIQGSRENAHITDVQVLDLYEEGFDPVLVFNENKRRRDMHIDPKLEKYREQIRWADKIVFVYPIWWGRPPAMLLGYIDQMFASNFAYRDNGGLFPEGLLKGKSAVCISTMKGPALYPLYWLGNAHKILMRKALLKYVGIRKVKFFEFGSMESTKGRHEKKLNRVYHYFKAIAR